A region of the Phyllopteryx taeniolatus isolate TA_2022b chromosome 9, UOR_Ptae_1.2, whole genome shotgun sequence genome:
TCAACGATTACCTCCGCCAAGCAAAATCAGTGCGCGAGTAGTATTTTCGATGCAGCTCAAGATCAGGGGTTTGATTTCCGCCTTTAGGCGTTACTGTCCGCTCGCAACGGGGCCCAGTGGGGCAGTGAGTGAACACCAAATGAAGTGAATCATGTAACATACTTTAGCATTGGAATTTAAACATACCTAATGTGTGGTGTGTAACATTGTTTAACATTAACCTTTAGTGTGCCTTGTATTGTACCCTGAGATTAACACATAAACTTAGTGTTGTGTGTCCTGTAACGtagcttagcattagcatgtcaAAGTACCTTAGCAATAGTATGTAACATAGCTTTATGTACGTTATGTAGGCGACCCGAGGCTTAGCATTAACATGTGCAGTAAACGCCCCATAAATTGAGTCATATAACATTGGCTAGGTAGCTTAGCATAAGGTAGCTTAGCATCAGGCATTAACATCCCATGAGTCATGTAACGTAGCTTAGCATTAACATGCAAACATAGCTTTAGAGTGTCATGTAATGTAGCTTAGAATTGTTAGGTATTACATCTTTGCCACTGCTTTAAACATGACTTGAAGCAATATTATATAACATTTGAGCAGTTGTCGTCACATTTTGTACTGTTAAAGGTGGCAAAGCTGTATGTTGAGCAGAGCATTCACACACCTTCTGACGGGAAGTTATGACAACAGATGGAAATTCCCTAAACTTTGTGGACAGCGTGAGAGAGACAGATAAAAAGAGACAGATCCCGGAAGATGAGCAGATGAGTCTGGCGAGACGCTTGCAGAGCGATCTGCCAGCGCTGTAAATCTCGTTTATGACTTGCTAAtcttaaaattgtaaaaataccTCATAGTATCTTCGTGTTAACGTACCTTAAGTACCGTTCCTTACCTGTCCCATGTGCCCATCAGGTGTTGTCCAACGGGAGGCCGTGCGTGATGTTCCAGGCCAGGAGGTTGTCGCTGCGTTACGAGAGGCGGAAGCAAGTGGACCTGACCGAGCGAGCCTTCTCCCCTCCGAAGTCCGTGGACACCAGCCAGTCGGTGTGCCGCCACGACAGAGCCACGTACGTACCGCGTCGCACGGGACGACTATCAgagttcatccaaagaattccataccggatcgggtCGTGGCCCGAGAGAGGGGAGGAACGCACAGAgccgagaactgaatgtggggactttgaatgtcgggactatgacgggaaaatctcgggagttggtcgacatgatgattaggagaaaggttgctatattgtgtgtccaggagaccaggtggaaaggcagcaaggctagaagtttaaggGGCAGGCCTTTCaaggtgtagatgggaagagaaatggagtcggggttatttgaAAAGAGGACTTggccaagaatgtcttggaggtgaaaagagtatcagatcgagtgatgaggctgaaacttgaacttgtgTTGTggttagcggctatgccccacaggtaggatgcgaCCTAGAGgtcaaagagaaattctggaaggagccgGACgaaaagtagttctgagcgtcccagacagagagagagtcgtgattgtcGTCCAGAGGAGCAAATAGCGAGTATGTTGGTCGGAGGATGACGAGGAtggagagcgagaggaagagcgaggagaaggttgatggatgtcgtgagggaagacatgagggcagtttggTGTTAGAAAAGAAGAAGCAGGAGATAGGCCGACGTGGAAAAGgaggacgcgctgtggcgaccccggaagggacaagcccaaaggaaaagaagaaggtatatgtaaatattattttctttgatcatttacagtaaatcaattaaccaattatttcataaaataaatacaacaactcTAATGTATATGTCAAATCTTTCATGTTATctatactttttcttttcttatttgaaatatatatgatTAAACAAtcgtttaattaaaaaaaggtaaacggtatgtacaattgtttattttacaattttttttttttttttaacaattcataaacaaaaattatttaataaactaaataaaacattccatatatatatttttttatttttattttactgacaTTTACCTCGTCTTACAGTATGCAATGGATAAATTAcccaattatttcataaaatacattaaaaaaaatgttcaatgtaaaattgtttttaactaGTATATTTGTTTCTAGtaaattaattgacaaattatttcatgagacaaatgaatacaaataaatgacactATTATTTTGGGTGTgacctgtgcgtgtgtgtgtgtgtgtgtgcgtgtgtgtttcctCACCAGGCTGGTGATGAGATTTGGCGATGTGGACGATTTGAGAGGCCTCGCCATCAGGTAACGACTCGTCTGTCAATCATGCGCTAATACCTCAATGTAACGTAGCACACATTAACTGTCACATAACGTAGCTTAGTATTCACGCTTAAGCATTCCTTTTCCACGCCCGTTACAACAAGGCGCTCAGCCCAAGTCCCGGTTTACACGCTggatgtcaagaaaaaaaaaaatcctttgtctTTGCTTTTCCGTCGTTCTCTGCATGACGTTGCGCACACTTGtggccaacaacgaggcgctctaaagcggccaggTCAGCCCAAGTCCCGGTCCGGTCTACACGCTGGTtgtcaagaaaaagaaaataaatccttTGTCTTTGCTTTTCTGTCGTTCTCTGCATGACGTTGCGCACACTTGTGgccaacaatgaggcgctctaaagcggccacgccagcgaGCGCTTCCTTTGTCTCCCCAGGCTGCAGCTGTCCAACACCTTCTACGAGGCGTCGGGCCAGTGGTGGTTTTCTGTGGACAGCGTCTCGGTGGTCTACAACGCCTCGCAGGAAGCCGTGTTCAACGCCAGCGACGTGTACGCGCCGTCCTCGTCCTCGTATCACTGCTCGCACGTCAGCAGCCTGGAACGCCACAGCGCCCTCCTGATGCCCGGCAGTGACGATGCCCGCCGCTGGACACTCACCTTCGTCGACTTCCAGGTGCCCTTCTCACCAGTCATCGACCTCCTCTGTGCAAATGTTCGCTTCGGTCGGGTATTAGACTATCGCAGGGCGGGACCCTGGAAGTTTCAGGCAAATCTTTGAAATCGGTATCCGTGATTGTAACTGggtgaaaatataaaataatcccCCCTCCTCAGATCCAGGCCTTCAACGTGACGTCGGGCAGGTTTTCGCCAGTGAGCGACTGCGCCACCGTCCTGACGCCGGCCATCCTGATGGGTCTGGTGACGTCGCTCATCCTGCTTCTGGTGCTGGCCTACGCGTTGCACCTGCTCGTCCACCTCAACCGCATCGAGAACGACCGCGAGCGCAAAGCCCACCGCGATTTCCTCCCGAGCCCGGAACAGCTGGAACGCTGCTGCGCTGAAAATGGAGCGGATAAGGATGTTCCCTAGCAGGAGCCGGACTTTTATGGAAGTTTGGGCTTAATATTCGATTTGCCTTTATAagaaatataatacaaatatttgtaccTATATTGAGGcggcaatatttttgttttaataaaaccgTTTATTAGCTGGATGAAGGCaatgttttctgttttcttgaaaatgtatgtatttttttgggggaaaattattttacttttattgcaCGACCTcagaattgttttgggaaaaatgtgaacattttcctTGAAAAATTGCACTTGAACCATTTTAagattaaagttttttttccgaGATCAatggtttctttttttgattgaaaaaatattttttttaaattacaatttatATGTCAGAATATTAATATTAACTTTGTCCtgaaaatgacaatttattttaaagcatTTATTGCGGAAAGGATTTGGCCTTTTTTCTTCTATGTGGAATCTTATGGGTGTTTTCTTGGAAAATGAAAG
Encoded here:
- the atp6ap1la gene encoding ATPase H+ transporting accessory protein 1 like a isoform X2, with product MAPRPRFSKSGTSTTSGTWAPSSDEVPMVRADDVTKGRKLLQMPGAALPFPPLKVLSNGRPCVMFQARRLSLRYERRKQVDLTERAFSPPKSVDTSQSVCRHDRATLVMRFGDVDDLRGLAIRLQLSNTFYEASGQWWFSVDSVSVVYNASQEAVFNASDVYAPSSSSYHCSHVSSLERHSALLMPGSDDARRWTLTFVDFQIQAFNVTSGRFSPVSDCATVLTPAILMGLVTSLILLLVLAYALHLLVHLNRIENDRERKAHRDFLPSPEQLERCCAENGADKDVP
- the atp6ap1la gene encoding ATPase H+ transporting accessory protein 1 like a isoform X5 — protein: MFQARRLSLRYERRKQVDLTERAFSPPKSVDTSQSVCRHDRATLVMRFGDVDDLRGLAIRLQLSNTFYEASGQWWFSVDSVSVVYNASQEAVFNASDVYAPSSSSYHCSHVSSLERHSALLMPGSDDARRWTLTFVDFQIQAFNVTSGRFSPVSDCATVLTPAILMGLVTSLILLLVLAYALHLLVHLNRIENDRERKAHRDFLPSPEQLERCCAENGADKDVP
- the atp6ap1la gene encoding ATPase H+ transporting accessory protein 1 like a isoform X4; its protein translation is MVRADDVTKGRKLLQMPGAALPFPPLKVLSNGRPCVMFQARRLSLRYERRKQVDLTERAFSPPKSVDTSQSVCRHDRATLVMRFGDVDDLRGLAIRLQLSNTFYEASGQWWFSVDSVSVVYNASQEAVFNASDVYAPSSSSYHCSHVSSLERHSALLMPGSDDARRWTLTFVDFQIQAFNVTSGRFSPVSDCATVLTPAILMGLVTSLILLLVLAYALHLLVHLNRIENDRERKAHRDFLPSPEQLERCCAENGADKDVP
- the atp6ap1la gene encoding ATPase H+ transporting accessory protein 1 like a isoform X1, whose translation is MAPKSPEASCSILLAVAAISLFQPSSCHPAASAATSPVRDEVPMVRADDVTKGRKLLQMPGAALPFPPLKVLSNGRPCVMFQARRLSLRYERRKQVDLTERAFSPPKSVDTSQSVCRHDRATLVMRFGDVDDLRGLAIRLQLSNTFYEASGQWWFSVDSVSVVYNASQEAVFNASDVYAPSSSSYHCSHVSSLERHSALLMPGSDDARRWTLTFVDFQIQAFNVTSGRFSPVSDCATVLTPAILMGLVTSLILLLVLAYALHLLVHLNRIENDRERKAHRDFLPSPEQLERCCAENGADKDVP
- the atp6ap1la gene encoding ATPase H+ transporting accessory protein 1 like a isoform X3, which codes for MSNNNRRNSQKRHRRIWPHVRGSQSLVRVPQVVHGLPLVVLSNGRPCVMFQARRLSLRYERRKQVDLTERAFSPPKSVDTSQSVCRHDRATLVMRFGDVDDLRGLAIRLQLSNTFYEASGQWWFSVDSVSVVYNASQEAVFNASDVYAPSSSSYHCSHVSSLERHSALLMPGSDDARRWTLTFVDFQIQAFNVTSGRFSPVSDCATVLTPAILMGLVTSLILLLVLAYALHLLVHLNRIENDRERKAHRDFLPSPEQLERCCAENGADKDVP